In the genome of Mycobacterium kansasii ATCC 12478, one region contains:
- a CDS encoding AMP-binding protein yields the protein MVESSIPAVLRERASLQPNDTAMTFIDYEQDWEGVPETLTWAQLHRRMLNVGQRLRQCGSPGDRAVILAPQTLDYIAGFLGALEAGLTAVPLSVPYSGVHDERTTSVLADTSPSVILTTSSVSDHVSGYAKPQPGQSAPAVVEIDLLDLDSRPASSVRPGSRSAEVPDALYLQYTSGSTRTPAGVVVSNKNLFVNFGQIMDGYYGKYGKVPPPGSGVVSWLPFYHDMGFFVGIIIPILAGIPVVLTSPAGFLQRPARWMQLMASSGRVFTAAPNFAFDLVARKTSDDDMNGFDLGEVLHVLSGSERVQPVTVKRFTDRFAKFNLDPAAVRPSYGMAEATVYIATREPGEPPKVVYFDSAKLPAGEAERCAPGTGTGLVSYGNPRQMTVRIVDPDTGVECPEGAVGEIWLHGPNVGAGYWQKPVESERTFQARIVNPSAGTPEGPWLRTGDSGFYFDGELFIIGRIKDLLIVYGRNHSPDDIEATIQEVTPGRCAAISVPDRGAEKLVAIIELKKRPDTDEDLADRLQVVKREVTSAISKSHGLSVADLVLVSPGSIPITTSGKIRRAQCVELYRHDEFTRLDA from the coding sequence GTGGTTGAGTCTTCGATTCCCGCTGTGCTGCGCGAGCGTGCGAGCTTGCAGCCCAACGACACAGCGATGACATTCATTGATTACGAGCAGGATTGGGAAGGTGTCCCGGAAACGCTGACGTGGGCGCAGCTGCACCGGCGCATGCTCAACGTAGGGCAGCGCCTCAGGCAATGCGGATCGCCTGGCGATCGGGCAGTGATACTTGCGCCGCAGACCCTTGACTACATCGCTGGTTTCCTCGGGGCGCTCGAGGCCGGGCTGACCGCCGTTCCGCTTTCGGTTCCCTATTCCGGCGTTCATGACGAGCGCACCACTTCCGTCCTGGCTGATACGTCACCGTCGGTCATCTTGACGACGTCCTCGGTGAGCGACCATGTCTCCGGGTACGCGAAGCCGCAACCCGGACAATCTGCGCCCGCAGTTGTCGAAATCGATCTACTGGACCTGGACTCTCGGCCGGCTTCCTCGGTCCGGCCGGGCTCTCGCAGCGCGGAGGTGCCGGATGCGCTGTATTTGCAGTACACCTCGGGGTCCACTCGCACGCCGGCCGGGGTTGTGGTCTCGAATAAGAATTTGTTCGTCAATTTCGGACAGATCATGGACGGCTACTACGGGAAGTACGGGAAGGTTCCCCCGCCCGGCAGCGGTGTGGTGTCCTGGCTGCCGTTTTATCACGATATGGGTTTCTTTGTTGGAATTATCATTCCCATTCTTGCGGGCATTCCCGTGGTCCTGACGAGTCCGGCTGGGTTTTTGCAGAGACCGGCCCGATGGATGCAATTGATGGCGAGTAGTGGCCGGGTGTTCACGGCGGCGCCAAATTTCGCGTTTGACCTGGTAGCGCGCAAGACGTCCGACGACGATATGAACGGTTTCGATCTCGGGGAAGTGCTGCATGTCCTCAGCGGCAGTGAGCGGGTGCAGCCCGTCACCGTGAAGCGCTTCACCGACCGATTCGCTAAATTCAACCTTGATCCCGCGGCGGTCCGGCCGTCATATGGGATGGCCGAGGCAACGGTCTATATCGCGACTCGTGAACCGGGCGAACCGCCGAAAGTCGTGTATTTCGATTCCGCGAAACTGCCCGCGGGTGAGGCGGAGCGGTGCGCACCTGGAACCGGTACCGGGTTGGTGAGCTATGGCAACCCGCGGCAAATGACGGTGCGAATCGTCGACCCCGACACCGGCGTCGAGTGCCCGGAGGGAGCGGTCGGCGAGATCTGGCTGCACGGACCCAACGTGGGCGCCGGCTACTGGCAGAAGCCGGTCGAGTCCGAGCGCACCTTCCAGGCGCGCATTGTCAACCCTTCGGCCGGTACCCCGGAAGGTCCCTGGCTCAGAACTGGTGATTCCGGCTTCTACTTCGACGGAGAGTTGTTCATCATCGGCCGTATCAAAGACCTCTTGATCGTGTACGGCCGCAACCACTCTCCAGACGACATCGAGGCGACGATCCAGGAGGTCACTCCGGGTCGATGCGCGGCGATCTCGGTTCCGGACCGTGGGGCTGAGAAGCTGGTCGCAATCATCGAGCTCAAGAAGCGCCCTGACACGGACGAGGATTTGGCTGACAGGTTACAGGTCGTCAAACGGGAAGTGACGTCGGCAATTTCGAAGTCGCACGGCCTGAGCGTGGCGGATCTGGTTCTGGTCTCGCCCGGCTCGATTCCGATAACGACGAGTGGCAAAATCAGGCGAGCGCAATGTGTCGAGCTGTATCGCCACGACGAGTTCACCCGCTTAGACGCTTAG